The DNA segment TCAAGCACCTCAAGGAGAAGGTCGACGCGGGCGCCGACTACGTCGTGACCCAGATGTTCTTCGACAACGCCGACTACACGGCCTTCGTGCGCATGTGCCGCGAGGCGGGCATCGAGGTGCCGATCATCCCCGGCCTGAAGTTCATCGAGACCGAGCGCCATCTGACCACGTTGGCCAAGCACTTCCACGTCACCCTGCCGGACGAACTGGTCGACGAGGTGCAGGCCGCGCCGAAGC comes from the bacterium genome and includes:
- a CDS encoding methylenetetrahydrofolate reductase — its product is KHLKEKVDAGADYVVTQMFFDNADYTAFVRMCREAGIEVPIIPGLKFIETERHLTTLAKHFHVTLPDELVDEVQAAPKHAREIGQRWGRRQVEGLLNAGAPCIHFYVMNDASSVVETVKDLI